From a single Dromaius novaehollandiae isolate bDroNov1 chromosome 13, bDroNov1.hap1, whole genome shotgun sequence genomic region:
- the LOC112987456 gene encoding purine nucleoside phosphorylase, protein MAYAEEDRNCYEVYKETADWLRARTAQCPKTAIICGSGLGGLADVLDNKTVFPYEDIPHFPRSTVAGHVGRLVFGELNGHPCVCMQGRFHFYEGYSISAVTFPVRVFCLLGVEILIVTNAAGGLNHHFQVGDIMFIRDHINMFGLGGQNPLRGPNDERFGVRFPCMSDAYEQELLSLARESAEELGYLGFIREGVYCMLAGPCYETIAECRMLQALGADAIGMSTVPEVIVARHCGLRVFGVSLITNKAVMSYNSQEKANHEEVLRISVVRAEALQKLVTCFIGKLGENANSP, encoded by the exons ATGGCCTATGCTGAGGAAGACAG AAATTGCTATGAGGTGTATAAGGAAACAGCAGATTGGTTGCGAGCCCGCACTGCTCAGTGCCCAAAGACTGCCATCATCTGCGGATCTGGATTGGGAGGTCTGGCTGATGTGCTGGATAACAAGACAGTCTTTCCATATGAGGATATCCCTCATTTCCCACGGAGCACAG TTGCAGGGCATGTTGGCAGATTGGTGTTTGGGGAGCTGAATGGACATCCGTGCGTATGCATGCAGGGACGTTTCCACTTTTATGAAGGATACTCTATCAGCGCG GTCACCTTTCCCGTCAGGGTGTTCTGTCTCCTGGGGGTCGAGATCTTGATTGTCACAAATGCTGCTGGGGGACTGAATCACCACTTCCAAGTGGGGGACATCATGTTCATTAGAGATCACATCAACATGTTTGGCTTGGGAGGGCAGAACCCACTGCGTGGACCAAATGATGAGAG GTTCGGAGTGAGGTTTCCCTGCATGTCAGATGCTTACGAACAGGAGCTGCTCAGCCTGGCGAGGGAGAGCGCAGAGGAACTGGGCTACCTGGGTTTCATCCGGGAAGGAGTGTACTGTATGCTGGCAGGTCCCTGCTACGAAACCATAGCCGAGTGCCGCATGCTGCAGGCCCTGGGAGCAGATGCCATAG GCATGAGCACTGTCCCAGAGGTTATTGTAGCCAGGCACTGTGGCCTCAGAGTCTTTGGGGTCTCCCTCATCACCAACAAAGCTGTGATGAGCTACAACAGTCAGGAGAAAGCCAACCACGAAGAAGTTCTGCGCATCTCGGTGGTCCGGGCTGAAGCCCTGCAGAAATTGGTCACTTGCTTCATTGGCAAGTTGGGGGAAAATGCAAACTCTCCGTGA